A region from the Janthinobacterium agaricidamnosum genome encodes:
- a CDS encoding ABC transporter permease/M1 family aminopeptidase — protein sequence MFAIARFEARQRLKLLSTWVYFAMFLALAMLWMAAAGGVFKEASISFGGKFLINAPRSLAFTCSLLGCFGAVVVAAMMGRSVQQDFEYGMQHFFFSAPIKKYQYVFGRFLGAYLVLAVVFSSIVIGAWLGAWLPGIDPERLGPQRALAYLMPYVFTLLPNLFIFGAIFFVIAALTRRMLPVYISSVVMLIGYLVAPSLARDLDYKTLAALIDPFGTTALIRLTEYWPNAERNTRLVTLEGVYLLNRAIWSGFALVALLLGYWRFQFHATTDAGATRRRSEGEAPQRLSNASLSTQETPDFAQRNLAALLVKMSWLNLRETIKNIYFVVIVLAGVLTMYAGALDMGSMYGTNTYPVTEKVLDMVSASFALFMLIITTFYAGELVWREREAGTYLMLDALPVPNWLPLLSKLCALVGLQALLSLVIMLCGMSIQVFKGYYRLDPGLYLESLFLSHLPYYALVAVLAIFVQVLINQKYLAYFAMILYHIASISFSSLGLGDPLLLYGSTPEVVYSAMNGAGHFVLRERWYLLYWSGAAVMLTVLSLLFWPRGAQDSWRIRLRLARHGLTHGVLASFAGGALIFVGAGGVLFYVFHVANDYQSEFSRDADRASIERQYRKFAATPQPRITDVKLDVAIYPAQRTLAVTGRYVLQNKTSLPISHIFVQQDPTATMRLRFDTRVHPGLDDGKLGFYSYRLAAPLAPGATLGLDFDIRYAPRGIFGLGQDTPVVANGTFFTNAVLPHIGYQPQLELTDPRDRKKHGLPARERALPRDDAKGLADNYVSNDADRINFDATVSTVDGQTAIAPGMLDNDWIAKGRHYFHYTMDQPILNFYAFQSARYAVKHERWQDVAIDVYYHPGHEYNLERFVRGSKEALEYYTKNFGPYQHKILRIVEFPRYATFAQSFPNTIPYSEGLGFIAKVDDKNPKDIDYPFYITAHEVAHQWWAHQLVGGNTRGATVLSETLAEYSALMVMKKTVGPAKMRRFLRYDLNQYLMGRSEERKKELPLAENENQAYIHYHKGSLAMYLLQDIIGEDKVNGVLRELLKTYGQKGPPYASVTALVQGLRQVTPPEQAYLIDDLFEKIVLFDNRALSATAKKRSDGKYAVTMKVQASKLTAGEQGEEHDAPLHDWIEIGVDDANGHPLLRERLRMTAREASYTVIVGSRPGKAGIDPDNKLIDRKPDDNMVTVELDEP from the coding sequence ATGTTTGCCATCGCCCGCTTTGAAGCGCGACAGCGGCTCAAGCTGCTGTCGACCTGGGTGTATTTCGCCATGTTCCTGGCGCTGGCCATGCTGTGGATGGCCGCCGCCGGCGGCGTCTTCAAGGAAGCGAGCATCAGTTTCGGCGGCAAGTTCCTGATCAACGCCCCCCGTTCGCTGGCGTTCACGTGCAGCCTGCTGGGCTGCTTCGGCGCCGTGGTGGTGGCCGCCATGATGGGCCGCTCGGTGCAGCAGGATTTCGAGTACGGCATGCAGCATTTCTTTTTCAGCGCACCGATCAAAAAATACCAGTACGTCTTCGGCCGCTTCCTCGGCGCCTACCTGGTGCTGGCGGTGGTGTTTTCCAGCATCGTGATCGGCGCCTGGCTGGGCGCCTGGCTGCCCGGCATCGACCCGGAACGGCTGGGGCCGCAACGGGCGCTGGCCTACCTGATGCCCTACGTCTTTACCCTGCTGCCCAACCTGTTCATCTTCGGCGCCATCTTCTTCGTCATCGCGGCCCTGACGCGGCGCATGCTGCCCGTGTACATCAGCTCGGTGGTCATGCTGATCGGCTACCTGGTAGCGCCGTCGCTGGCGCGCGACCTCGACTACAAGACCCTGGCCGCCCTGATCGATCCTTTCGGCACCACGGCGCTGATACGCCTGACGGAATACTGGCCGAACGCGGAACGCAACACGCGCCTGGTGACGCTGGAAGGCGTATACCTGCTGAACCGCGCCATCTGGTCCGGCTTCGCCCTCGTGGCGTTGCTGCTCGGCTACTGGCGCTTCCAGTTCCACGCGACGACGGACGCGGGCGCCACCCGGCGCCGCAGCGAGGGCGAGGCGCCGCAGCGCCTGTCGAACGCTTCGCTGTCCACGCAGGAAACGCCGGACTTCGCGCAGCGCAACCTGGCCGCCCTGCTCGTCAAGATGAGCTGGCTGAACCTGCGCGAAACCATCAAGAACATCTATTTCGTCGTCATCGTGCTGGCCGGCGTGCTGACCATGTATGCGGGCGCGCTGGACATGGGTTCCATGTACGGCACGAATACCTATCCCGTGACGGAAAAGGTGCTGGACATGGTCAGCGCCTCGTTCGCCCTGTTCATGCTGATCATTACCACCTTCTACGCGGGCGAGCTGGTGTGGCGCGAACGGGAAGCGGGCACGTATCTGATGCTCGACGCCCTGCCCGTGCCGAACTGGCTGCCCCTGCTGTCGAAACTGTGTGCGCTGGTCGGCCTGCAAGCTTTGCTGAGCCTGGTCATCATGCTGTGCGGCATGTCGATCCAGGTCTTCAAGGGCTATTACCGCCTCGATCCCGGCCTGTACCTGGAATCGCTGTTCCTGTCGCACCTGCCCTACTATGCGCTGGTCGCCGTGCTGGCCATCTTCGTGCAAGTGCTGATCAATCAGAAATACCTGGCGTATTTCGCCATGATTCTGTACCACATCGCCAGCATCAGCTTTTCCTCGCTGGGCCTGGGCGACCCGCTGCTGCTGTACGGCAGCACGCCGGAGGTCGTGTATTCGGCCATGAACGGCGCCGGCCACTTTGTGTTGCGCGAGCGCTGGTACTTGCTGTACTGGAGCGGCGCGGCCGTCATGCTGACGGTGCTGTCGCTGCTGTTCTGGCCCCGCGGCGCGCAGGACAGCTGGCGTATCCGCCTGCGCCTGGCGCGCCACGGCCTCACGCATGGCGTGCTGGCCAGCTTTGCCGGCGGCGCCCTGATCTTCGTCGGCGCCGGTGGCGTGCTGTTTTACGTTTTCCACGTGGCCAACGATTACCAGTCCGAATTTTCCCGCGATGCGGACCGCGCCAGCATCGAGCGCCAGTACCGCAAGTTTGCCGCCACGCCGCAGCCGAGAATCACCGACGTGAAACTCGACGTGGCCATCTACCCGGCGCAGCGCACCCTGGCCGTCACGGGCCGCTATGTGCTGCAAAACAAGACCAGCTTGCCGATCAGCCACATTTTTGTGCAGCAAGACCCGACGGCCACCATGCGCCTGCGGTTCGATACGCGCGTGCATCCCGGCCTCGATGACGGCAAGCTGGGCTTTTACAGCTACCGCCTGGCCGCGCCGCTGGCGCCGGGCGCCACCCTGGGCCTCGATTTCGACATCCGCTATGCGCCGCGCGGCATCTTCGGCCTGGGCCAGGACACGCCCGTGGTGGCCAACGGCACTTTCTTCACGAATGCCGTGCTGCCGCACATCGGTTACCAGCCGCAGCTGGAATTGACGGACCCGCGCGACCGCAAGAAACACGGCTTGCCCGCGCGCGAACGGGCCTTGCCACGCGACGATGCGAAGGGATTGGCCGACAATTACGTCAGCAACGACGCCGACCGCATCAACTTTGACGCCACCGTCAGCACCGTCGACGGCCAGACGGCCATCGCGCCGGGCATGCTGGACAACGACTGGATCGCCAAGGGCCGCCATTACTTCCATTACACGATGGACCAGCCGATCCTGAATTTCTATGCGTTCCAGTCGGCCCGCTACGCCGTCAAGCACGAGCGCTGGCAAGACGTGGCCATCGACGTGTATTACCATCCTGGCCATGAATACAACCTCGAGCGTTTCGTGCGCGGCAGCAAGGAAGCGCTCGAGTACTACACGAAGAACTTCGGCCCCTACCAGCACAAGATCCTGCGCATCGTCGAATTCCCCCGCTACGCCACGTTTGCGCAATCGTTCCCGAACACGATACCGTACTCGGAAGGCCTGGGTTTTATCGCCAAGGTGGACGACAAGAACCCGAAGGACATCGACTATCCGTTCTACATCACGGCGCATGAAGTGGCGCACCAGTGGTGGGCGCATCAACTGGTGGGCGGCAATACGCGGGGCGCCACCGTGCTCAGCGAAACCCTGGCCGAATATTCGGCCCTGATGGTGATGAAGAAGACCGTGGGACCGGCCAAGATGCGCCGCTTCCTGCGCTATGACCTGAATCAATACCTGATGGGGCGCAGCGAGGAACGCAAGAAGGAATTGCCGCTGGCCGAGAATGAAAACCAGGCCTACATCCACTATCACAAGGGCAGCCTGGCTATGTACTTGCTGCAAGACATCATCGGCGAAGACAAGGTCAACGGCGTGCTGCGCGAGCTGCTCAAGACCTACGGCCAGAAAGGCCCGCCGTATGCGAGCGTGACGGCGCTGGTCCAGGGCTTGCGCCAGGTCACGCCGCCCGAGCAGGCTTACCTGATCGACGACCTGTTCGAGAAAATCGTGCTGTTCGACAACCGCGCCCTGTCGGCCACGGCCAAGAAACGCAGCGATGGCAAGTACGCCGTCACCATGAAGGTGCAGGCAAGCAAATTGACGGCCGGCGAACAGGGCGAGGAACACGACGCGCCGCTGCATGACTGGATCGAGATCGGCGTCGACGACGCGAATGGCCATCCGCTGCTGCGCGAACGCCTGCGCATGACGGCCCGTGAAGCGAGCTACACCGTCATCGTCGGCAGCCGCCCCGGCAAGGCGGGCATCGATCCTGACAACAAGCTGATCGACCGCAAGCCCGATGACAATATGGTCACCGTCGAGCTCGACGAGCCATGA